The sequence ATGCTTAAATTGTTTTCAGGTCTGTCAAATTTGACGAATAAGAAAAAGGGAGACTACTATGGTGTGTCGACCACATGGTCAAACAAACAACGCCAGCATGTTGGTGTGTTACTGTTGAAGAAGGCTCTACAGATTTTCCTAGGAGAAGGCGAGAGGCAGATCTCCCCACCCGACATCAAAATAGGTTCATAGACATGGTTATGATGACTCAAATACTATCAGGGATAACAAAATGTGATGTAGATTTATGTGGTAAGCAAATCATTTCATTCCTAATCAGATATGACTTTAAACGAATAATCGTGTGATAATTCAGCTTGGAATCGACCACAAATGATATCATGTAATAATTATGAACCACTATATTCTTCAGGTCATAAACCATCATTGTGTCATGAACATTCACTACTATCATATACATTCATATAGTCATGAACTTTCATCATCATTGAGTCATGAACATTCACTACTATCATATAGTCATGAACTTGCATCATCATTGATTCCTGTACCATCATCATTGAGTCCTGTACCATCATCATTGAGTCCTTTTCCATCATCATTGAGTCCTGTACCATCATCATTGAGTCCTGTACCACCATCATCGAGTCCTGTACCATCATCATTGATTCCTGTACCATCATCATTGAGTCCTGTACCATCATCATTGAGTCCTGTAACATCATCATCGAGCCCTGTACCATCATCATCGAGCCCTGTACCATCATCATTGAGTCCTGTACCATCATCATTGAGTCCTGTACCATCATCATTGAGTCCTGTACCATCATCATTGAGTCCTGTACCATCATCATTGAGTCCTGTACAATCATCATTGAGTCCTGTACCATCATCATCGAGTCCTGTACCACCATCATTGAGTCCTGTACCATCATCATTGAGTCCTGTACCATCATCATTGAGTCCTGTACCATCATCATCGAGTCCTGTACAATCATCATTGAGTCCTGTACAATCATCATTGAGTCCTGTACCATCATCATTGAGTCCTGTACCATCATCATCGAGTCCTGTAACATCATCATCGAGCCCTGTACCATCATCATCAAGTCCTGTACCATCATCATTGAGTCCTGTACCATCATCATTGAGTCCTGTACCATCATCATTGAGTCCTGTACCATCATCATTGAGTCCTGTACCATCATCATTGAGTCCTGTACCATCATCATTGAGTCCTGTACCATCATCATTGAGTCCTGTACCATCATCATTGAGTCCACCATATTAAATCATGAACAATATGATCGTTCATTCATGAATCACAATCATTAATTCACGGATCACCATCATTCATACATGAATCATCATCATGTGTGGCAATCTATAAACCTTATCGTTTTTTCATAAGCCACAATTATGTCATAACTTGTATCACTTACAGTTAATTACAAACCATAACCCTGATTGTATCATGAATCTTAAATATCCCTGTGTCATGAACCATCCTCTTTGTCACAGAACATTAAAATCATTGTGTTGTATATCAAAATCGTGCAAGTAgtaccatcatcattatcatcattatcatcatcgttTCATCATCACATCACCATCATTAACAGGTCGTGAACCACCATAATGAATGTTTATGAGTAATACCATCATTATTATTTAGTCACATAAGCATTCTGTCATGAACCACCATATCAGCGTTTTCCATGAACCCATCATTATCTTGGCTCGATCCATGTCACCATAGACAATGTCATGATCAACCATCAAAAGTGTCATTGTATCACAAACAATTACTGTTGTGGCCATGAACCTTGACCGTCATCATGTATCACAAACCATTACTGTTGTGGCCATGAACCTTGACCGTCATCATGTATCACAAACCATTACTGTTGTGGCCAGGAACCTTGACCGTCATCATGTATCACAAACCATTACTGTTGTGGCCATGAACCTTGACCGTCATCATGTATCACAAACCATTACTGTTGT is a genomic window of Argopecten irradians isolate NY chromosome 10, Ai_NY, whole genome shotgun sequence containing:
- the LOC138334075 gene encoding golgin subfamily A member 6-like protein 2, giving the protein MTVKVHGHNRLNDDGTGLNDDGTGLNDDGTGLNDDGTGLNDDGTGLNDDGTGLNDDGTGLDDDGTGLDDDVTGLDDDGTGLNDDGTGLNDDCTGLNDDCTGLDDDGTGLNDDGTGLNDDGTGLNDGGTGLDDDGTGLNDDCTGLNDDGTGLNDDGTGLNDDGTGLNDDGTGLNDDGTGLDDDGTGLDDDVTGLNDDGTGLNDDGTGINDDGTGLDDGGTGLNDDGTGLNDDGKGLNDDGTGLNDDGTGINDDASS